A single window of Vidua chalybeata isolate OUT-0048 chromosome 7, bVidCha1 merged haplotype, whole genome shotgun sequence DNA harbors:
- the INSIG2 gene encoding insulin-induced gene 2 protein isoform X2, protein MDRHLGEPHKFKREWSSVMRCVAVFVGINHASAKVDFANNIQLSLTLAALSIGLWWTFDRSRSGFGLGVGIAFLATLVSQLLVYNGVYQYTSPDFLYVRSWLPCIFFAGGITMGNIGRQLAMYECKVIAEKSHED, encoded by the exons ATGGACAGACATCTGGGAGAGCCACATAAGTTCAAGAGAGAATGGTCCAGTGTAATGCGATGTGTAGCAGTCTTTGTGGGAATAAATCATGCCAGTGCT AAGGTGGATTTTGCCAACAATATCCAGCTGTCTCTCACATTGGCAGCCCTGTCCATTGGGCTGTGGTGGACCTTTGACAGGTCACGAAGTGGCTTTGGTCTTGGAGTAGGAATTGCTTTCCTGGCCACGTTGGTGTCACAGCTTCTGGTGTACAATGGGGTTTATCA ATACACGTCCCCAGACTTCCTCTATGTCCGTTCCTGGTTGCCATGTATATTTTTTGCTGGTGGAATAACAATGGGCAATATTGGCAGGCAGTTGGCAATG tatgAATGCAAAGTCATTGCAGAGAAGTCTCACGAGGACTGA